A region from the Nitrosopumilus sp. genome encodes:
- a CDS encoding methyl-accepting chemotaxis protein, which translates to MKFQILFSVLITLLLVNTLDSFSDLDLFTNSKVYSPEHNLQVYGKGLPDENLIIRLFAPDETIAKFDQITTDSNGSFNFDLLKWPQPSTNFPYGTYAVEVISTTQNGLSKKIDVKFAATTDLVDVPIERIVNTLVFAPETAAINQPIRVFVQITSDGLLVGSEPTKLLGPTHVHLPSGISIPLAGSFKTLHQGLYYVDYIPQEEGTHVFHVVAFSQGTTSHGSAATNVLTQDIGGISQQIIKLNSILDETSSELDTLKLEIEGFGNTLQQASSNIDQSTDTISTSVESISEASNQLNSLLFPIIASIGIIVALQIAILARRR; encoded by the coding sequence ATGAAATTCCAAATTTTATTTTCTGTTTTAATTACTCTCTTACTTGTAAATACACTTGATTCATTTTCAGACTTGGATTTGTTTACAAACAGTAAAGTGTATTCTCCTGAACATAACTTACAAGTTTATGGAAAAGGATTACCTGATGAAAACTTGATCATACGACTTTTTGCTCCAGATGAAACTATTGCAAAATTTGATCAAATAACAACTGACTCAAATGGCTCCTTTAATTTTGATTTACTAAAATGGCCTCAACCTTCAACAAATTTTCCTTATGGAACATATGCTGTTGAAGTAATAAGTACCACACAAAATGGACTCTCTAAAAAAATTGATGTAAAATTTGCTGCAACAACAGATCTGGTAGATGTACCAATTGAAAGAATAGTTAACACTTTAGTTTTTGCTCCTGAAACTGCAGCAATTAATCAACCAATTAGAGTATTTGTACAAATAACTAGTGATGGGCTTTTGGTTGGAAGTGAGCCTACAAAGTTATTGGGTCCTACTCATGTTCATTTACCATCTGGGATTTCTATTCCTTTGGCTGGTTCTTTTAAAACACTTCATCAAGGATTATACTATGTTGATTATATCCCTCAAGAAGAAGGAACTCATGTGTTTCATGTAGTTGCATTTAGTCAAGGAACTACATCTCATGGCTCAGCTGCCACTAATGTACTAACTCAAGACATTGGAGGAATCTCACAACAAATAATTAAACTAAATTCAATTTTAGATGAAACATCAAGCGAACTTGATACTCTGAAATTAGAAATTGAAGGATTTGGAAATACTTTGCAGCAAGCAAGTTCTAATATTGATCAAAGTACTGATACTATTTCTACATCAGTAGAATCTATCAGTGAAGCTTCTAATCAATTAAATTCATTGTTATTTCCAATTATTGCCTCTATAGGAATTATTGTTGCACTACAAATCGCAATTCTTGCACGAAGAAGATAG